In the genome of Flavivirga spongiicola, one region contains:
- the lepB gene encoding signal peptidase I — MNNFNKAVKFHFIIILVTLFLGLIWLSFLYIFLVATYYGFKVLLKRIKNSFIYRTAYGLFVFLFIFFIAISIKLFAFDIYKIPSSSMNNTLYTNDVIMVNKLKYGPKLPRSPFDIPWVNIAFYFNDKARATMGTPWWDYKRLSGTTTIKKGDVIVFTMFDVDMVIVKRCIGKAGDTLTIKKGDVYVNNMAFNPSKLILNNYEFKVNDRKTFYSKLDSIDLDISFTRTRTNNFRATLSFQDKKRLEELNMVESLVKVTDSLTDTSTAYPESKYNQWNFDDYGPYIIPQKGMKIILTPENYALYHKVINEHEGVTIKNTEGTYSIKGKEVISYTFKQDYYFMMGDHRKGSLDSRLWGVVPEERIIGKVQCVLFSNYQDEFQWNRLFKFVN; from the coding sequence ATGAACAATTTTAACAAAGCTGTAAAATTTCATTTCATTATAATTTTAGTCACCCTATTTTTAGGTCTCATTTGGCTAAGTTTTTTATATATTTTTCTTGTTGCTACTTATTATGGGTTTAAGGTTCTTTTGAAGCGTATTAAGAATTCGTTTATTTATAGAACGGCTTATGGGCTTTTTGTATTCCTCTTTATATTTTTTATAGCCATTAGTATTAAACTTTTTGCTTTTGATATTTATAAAATACCAAGTTCTTCAATGAATAACACCTTATATACCAATGATGTTATTATGGTAAACAAATTAAAATACGGTCCCAAATTACCACGTTCACCGTTTGATATTCCCTGGGTAAACATCGCTTTTTATTTTAATGATAAGGCAAGAGCCACTATGGGCACCCCTTGGTGGGATTATAAGCGGTTGTCTGGTACCACAACGATAAAAAAAGGAGACGTTATCGTTTTTACCATGTTTGATGTAGATATGGTCATTGTAAAGCGCTGTATTGGTAAAGCCGGAGATACCTTAACTATTAAAAAAGGTGATGTTTACGTAAACAATATGGCTTTTAATCCTTCCAAATTAATTCTTAATAACTACGAGTTTAAAGTCAATGATAGAAAAACATTTTATAGCAAACTAGATTCTATAGATTTAGATATTTCCTTTACCAGGACGAGAACTAATAATTTCAGGGCAACACTGTCGTTTCAAGATAAAAAACGACTGGAAGAATTAAACATGGTTGAAAGCCTAGTTAAAGTAACAGATTCTCTTACTGATACAAGTACAGCATATCCAGAATCTAAATATAACCAATGGAATTTTGACGATTACGGACCTTATATCATTCCCCAAAAGGGTATGAAGATTATATTAACACCAGAAAATTATGCCCTATACCATAAGGTTATTAATGAACATGAAGGTGTTACGATAAAAAACACAGAAGGAACTTATAGTATAAAAGGTAAAGAAGTAATATCTTATACTTTTAAACAAGATTATTATTTTATGATGGGCGATCATAGAAAAGGTTCTTTAGATTCGAGGCTTTGGGGGGTAGTCCCGGAGGAACGTATTATAGGTAAGGTACAATGTGTTTTATTTTCTAATTATCAAGACGAATTTCAATGGAATCGGTTATTTAAATTTGTGAATTAA
- a CDS encoding 6-bladed beta-propeller, translating to MRKIGWFLFIGILFLACEKSEQQQGVIHIDISPNSFKEPIQLNLSSIATKIEYIPLETNNNVLLGAIYNSDVTFFEKTILLKDKGELLVFDSKGKFLNTIGDIGNGPGEHSKNFQFKILPKKKLIAIYDQSKNKVFFHEFDGQFISEIAIDFNPSSFIVFNDHLIFFNAQYRRKDSDYNIISIVTKEGDVKKRLLSRSDEKALEKKINIFLRFDIESQNRLNNKFYFLEDAVGESEKTIWELSDDFHISPKYNISVGNNIRPIKDYASINNTFFKYNDIHGYIETPKYIFFKMIWGGKNPPHSYMIYDKEKNNTLWVQNSMEKRWIHSFVNDIDGGIPFWPFWKVSHNKVASPVMVSQLKKYLEEHKINKDQVLSPNDRMRLEKIVANTKETDNPILMVVTLKTD from the coding sequence ATGAGAAAAATAGGATGGTTTCTTTTTATCGGGATTCTTTTTTTAGCTTGTGAAAAAAGTGAACAACAACAAGGGGTTATACATATTGATATATCTCCAAATTCGTTTAAAGAGCCTATTCAGTTAAATTTAAGTAGTATCGCTACCAAAATAGAATATATTCCATTAGAAACTAATAATAATGTCTTGCTAGGAGCTATATACAATAGTGATGTTACCTTTTTTGAAAAAACTATCTTACTTAAAGATAAAGGAGAACTATTGGTATTTGATAGTAAAGGGAAGTTCTTAAATACTATTGGTGACATTGGAAATGGACCAGGAGAGCATTCAAAAAACTTTCAATTCAAAATATTACCTAAAAAAAAGCTTATAGCAATTTATGACCAATCTAAAAATAAAGTGTTTTTTCATGAATTTGATGGTCAATTTATTTCAGAAATAGCAATTGATTTTAACCCAAGTTCATTTATTGTTTTTAATGATCATTTGATTTTTTTTAATGCTCAATACAGAAGAAAGGATTCAGATTATAATATTATAAGTATTGTTACTAAAGAAGGAGATGTTAAAAAAAGATTACTTTCCAGATCTGATGAAAAAGCTTTAGAAAAAAAAATAAATATTTTTCTTCGTTTTGATATTGAAAGTCAAAATAGGCTAAATAATAAATTCTATTTTTTAGAAGATGCTGTTGGTGAAAGTGAAAAAACAATATGGGAGTTATCAGATGACTTTCATATTTCGCCTAAATATAATATTAGTGTGGGAAATAATATACGACCCATAAAAGATTATGCATCTATTAATAATACATTTTTTAAATATAATGACATACATGGTTATATAGAAACTCCTAAATATATATTTTTTAAAATGATATGGGGAGGTAAGAATCCTCCACATTCTTATATGATATACGATAAGGAAAAAAATAATACACTTTGGGTTCAGAATAGTATGGAAAAAAGATGGATACATAGCTTTGTAAATGACATTGATGGTGGTATTCCTTTTTGGCCATTTTGGAAAGTCTCGCACAATAAAGTTGCTTCGCCAGTTATGGTGTCACAATTAAAAAAATATTTAGAAGAACATAAAATAAATAAGGATCAGGTATTAAGTCCTAATGATAGGATGAGGTTAGAAAAAATTGTAGCAAATACAAAAGAAACAGATAATCCCATTTTAATGGTTGTTACATTAAAAACCGATTAA
- a CDS encoding efflux RND transporter permease subunit yields MKYKLPSFTILTIFICLSIIGASLIPLLSVQLTPTRTNKKLRVSFSWSDASAKVMEQEVTSKLEGVFNTVKGIKEISSTSRKGSGSISMDFKKQVDIDAIRFEIANLIRQSYSELPEGVGYPSLSKSSTNENSSPIISYSINANESPHYIKKFAENHILPKLTTINGVNKVDVYGAKPYEWVIEYDTKQLLQLHISVGDIQNAVNTYLQKQELGNVLMPTKTHEADQEIPLVLTHKHGEAIDWNHIPIKKIQNRIIYLKDLASVKYKEGKVNAYYRVNGLNTVNMAVYAEKGINTIDLAKDIRSIVDELESDIPVEYILKMTQDDTEFIVDELQKIQKRTLFSFLILLVLIIIINRSFKYLTVLFLSIITNLLIAIIFYYAFNVQLQLYSFAGITISFGIIIDNSIIMIDHLRNKGNKKAFLAILAATLTTIGALMVIFLLEENQRLNLWDFALVIAINIGVSLLVSLYYVPALLEKMNLEKKRTRFSRKRKRRIYRFTTGYSNTINWMRKPKFKWAFVLLFILGFGLPIHLLPKELEGEDMWSKLYNNTLGTEWYNTELRPTLEKVVGGTLRLFTEDVFENSYYNEPERTTLRVTGRMPDGCTIEQLNDVVLKMENFIGRFDEVALYKTQINSPKSSSITIYFKEDFEFGAFPYTLKSMLESKSNNLGGLNWTVSGVGRGFSNALGSGYKSNRIELEGFNYDNLYSYAELLKLQLEANSNGRVKEVEITSGGWRSNTLNEYYLDFDQEQLAMADVSQNQLYGYLKNQVYSGRIGDIVKDHELQEVKLVSDTYQKFNVWDLKHTPIPINNKQYKLHQLASIEKRKTGNTIEKRNQQYRLTVAYDFLGTQPLARKVKERNIEELRTRLPIGYRVLEQSYRRWNKKDSKQYYYLFVVIFIIFFICSILLESLKQPLAIISMIPLSFIGVFLTFYLFDFNFDQGGYASFILLCGISVNSALFIINDYNNLKKDYPKRNAQQLYFKAFNYKIIPVVLTIVSTIVGLIPFVWHGQNEAFWFSFAVGSIGGLLLSLIGIFFYLPLFITKKQN; encoded by the coding sequence ATGAAATATAAACTACCATCTTTTACAATACTAACTATCTTTATCTGCCTATCCATCATAGGTGCAAGTTTAATTCCCTTATTAAGTGTTCAGCTAACACCCACACGAACTAATAAGAAACTAAGAGTTAGTTTTAGCTGGTCTGATGCCTCAGCTAAAGTGATGGAGCAGGAAGTAACCTCTAAATTGGAAGGTGTGTTTAATACGGTAAAAGGTATTAAAGAAATAAGTTCCACCTCAAGAAAAGGTAGTGGGTCTATTAGCATGGACTTTAAAAAGCAGGTAGATATAGATGCCATTCGTTTTGAAATTGCCAATCTCATCCGTCAAAGCTATTCAGAGCTTCCTGAAGGTGTTGGCTACCCTTCATTATCAAAAAGCAGTACCAATGAAAATAGTTCTCCTATTATATCTTACAGTATAAATGCTAATGAAAGCCCTCATTATATAAAGAAGTTTGCCGAAAATCATATTCTTCCAAAATTAACAACTATAAACGGTGTTAATAAAGTAGATGTATATGGTGCCAAGCCCTATGAATGGGTGATAGAATATGATACTAAGCAGTTATTGCAGCTCCATATTTCAGTAGGAGATATTCAAAATGCTGTAAATACCTATTTACAAAAACAAGAACTGGGTAATGTATTGATGCCGACCAAAACCCATGAAGCCGATCAGGAGATTCCATTGGTGTTAACACATAAGCATGGAGAAGCGATTGACTGGAATCATATTCCAATAAAAAAAATACAAAACAGAATTATTTACCTAAAAGATCTGGCATCTGTAAAATACAAAGAGGGCAAGGTGAATGCTTATTATCGGGTTAACGGACTCAATACCGTTAATATGGCTGTTTATGCTGAGAAAGGTATTAACACTATTGATTTAGCAAAAGATATTAGAAGTATTGTAGATGAATTAGAAAGTGATATTCCTGTAGAATACATCTTAAAAATGACGCAAGATGATACTGAGTTCATAGTAGATGAATTACAAAAAATACAAAAACGAACCCTGTTCTCATTCCTTATACTTTTAGTGCTGATTATCATCATCAACAGAAGTTTTAAATACTTAACCGTTTTATTTTTAAGTATCATTACCAACCTGCTAATAGCTATTATTTTTTATTATGCCTTTAATGTACAACTACAATTATATTCTTTTGCAGGGATAACCATTTCATTTGGGATCATTATAGATAACAGTATCATAATGATAGATCACCTACGAAATAAAGGCAATAAAAAAGCATTTTTAGCCATATTAGCAGCTACCTTAACGACCATTGGGGCTTTGATGGTTATATTTCTGTTAGAAGAAAACCAGCGATTAAACTTATGGGATTTTGCGTTGGTCATAGCCATTAATATAGGTGTTTCTCTATTAGTCTCTTTATATTATGTACCTGCTCTATTAGAAAAAATGAATCTGGAAAAAAAACGTACCCGTTTTTCCAGAAAGCGAAAGCGTCGCATCTATAGATTTACAACTGGCTATAGTAATACCATAAATTGGATGCGTAAGCCCAAATTTAAATGGGCATTTGTATTATTGTTTATCCTCGGTTTTGGACTCCCCATACACTTACTTCCCAAAGAACTGGAAGGAGAAGACATGTGGAGCAAACTATACAATAACACCTTAGGTACCGAATGGTATAATACCGAATTGCGCCCCACTTTAGAAAAAGTTGTAGGAGGGACTTTACGATTATTTACCGAAGACGTTTTTGAAAACTCATATTACAATGAACCCGAGCGTACCACCCTTCGAGTAACAGGTAGAATGCCTGATGGTTGTACCATAGAGCAACTTAATGATGTGGTCTTAAAAATGGAAAATTTTATAGGTCGATTTGATGAAGTTGCCTTATATAAAACACAAATAAATAGCCCTAAAAGTTCTAGTATTACTATTTATTTTAAAGAAGACTTCGAATTTGGAGCCTTTCCTTATACCCTAAAGAGTATGCTGGAATCTAAATCTAATAATTTGGGAGGTTTAAATTGGACTGTGAGTGGTGTGGGGCGAGGTTTTTCAAATGCTTTAGGGTCAGGTTATAAAAGTAACCGTATTGAATTAGAAGGCTTTAATTATGATAATTTATATAGCTATGCCGAACTGCTTAAACTACAATTGGAAGCTAATTCTAATGGGCGTGTAAAAGAAGTGGAAATAACAAGCGGAGGTTGGCGAAGTAATACCCTAAACGAATACTATTTAGATTTTGATCAAGAACAATTAGCCATGGCTGATGTGTCCCAAAATCAACTATACGGCTATTTAAAAAATCAGGTATACTCAGGAAGAATAGGTGATATTGTTAAAGATCATGAATTGCAGGAAGTAAAACTGGTATCAGATACTTATCAGAAATTTAATGTATGGGATTTAAAACATACGCCCATCCCCATTAATAATAAACAGTATAAACTACACCAGCTAGCCTCTATTGAAAAAAGAAAAACAGGAAATACCATTGAAAAAAGGAATCAGCAATACCGCTTAACGGTTGCTTATGATTTTTTAGGCACACAGCCTTTGGCTAGAAAAGTAAAGGAGCGTAATATTGAAGAACTAAGAACCAGATTGCCTATTGGCTATCGGGTACTAGAACAATCTTACAGGAGATGGAACAAAAAAGATTCCAAACAATATTATTATCTGTTCGTGGTCATTTTTATCATCTTTTTTATTTGTAGCATTTTGCTGGAATCTTTAAAGCAACCCCTTGCTATTATCAGTATGATTCCGCTATCCTTTATAGGCGTCTTTTTAACCTTTTACCTGTTTGATTTTAATTTTGACCAGGGTGGTTACGCCTCGTTTATATTACTATGCGGTATTAGTGTCAATTCAGCTTTGTTTATTATAAATGATTATAATAATTTAAAAAAGGATTACCCAAAAAGAAATGCACAGCAGCTCTATTTTAAAGCCTTTAACTATAAAATTATCCCTGTTGTCTTAACCATAGTATCTACTATTGTTGGTTTGATTCCTTTTGTGTGGCATGGACAAAACGAAGCTTTTTGGTTTTCATTTGCTGTAGGGTCTATAGGTGGTTTATTGTTATCTTTAATAGGGATTTTCTTTTATTTGCCTTTGTTTATAACTAAAAAGCAGAATTGA
- a CDS encoding PKD domain-containing protein has product MRKIMPLFLTIILIVISSCNSSEEISGEKEEAQIVAVELKASRISGPAPLAVQFSAIETTHVNSDIDTFRELGYHFIFDDPTSGTWTHSGKSKNSQIGGPISAHVFETAGVYTVKVRAQDSEGNFSDTSIVITVTNPNTVYNNTNTVVISTNANVPSSPDGATILKNQTSWPDWESGKRYLLMPDQDFTSFGNIDIYQVQDLQIGKNGSGSDPIVAQVNVDRGTAPARNWSARVAISDLNSQGGIKIPNSSEDIYIIRGTNTSFYIGSTVKHWVKNGTQEQANNLIWPSNIFMYEATNTAPITGFNSWVLSRGFNMLGTELANPAQHNIRPAYLVNAFIGHNLFYNAARAKHNLKLHSEGILENENERLVKNSMDSASRWVVIADNTLGDGTNQNNGWAITVDPQNNSRSEGVQDVIVENNRFRSDFNVETVLGGRRLTERGNSSVGEYKIITSQNVSALPASWDGPYFVDTEQILPESPEL; this is encoded by the coding sequence ATGAGAAAAATTATGCCCCTATTTTTAACAATCATTCTTATTGTTATTTCTTCTTGCAATTCTTCAGAAGAAATTTCTGGCGAGAAAGAAGAAGCACAAATAGTTGCTGTAGAATTAAAGGCAAGTAGAATTAGTGGTCCGGCTCCACTTGCGGTACAATTTAGTGCCATTGAAACGACACATGTAAATAGCGATATAGATACATTTAGAGAATTGGGATATCACTTTATTTTTGATGATCCAACTAGCGGAACTTGGACACATAGTGGTAAATCTAAAAATTCACAAATTGGAGGGCCAATCTCCGCACATGTATTTGAAACCGCAGGAGTATATACAGTCAAAGTAAGAGCACAGGATAGTGAAGGAAATTTCAGTGATACTTCTATTGTAATTACTGTTACAAACCCTAATACGGTATACAACAATACTAATACTGTAGTTATAAGCACTAATGCTAATGTTCCAAGTTCCCCGGATGGCGCTACTATTTTGAAAAACCAAACCAGTTGGCCAGATTGGGAGTCTGGAAAGCGCTATTTATTAATGCCTGACCAAGATTTTACATCATTCGGTAACATTGATATTTATCAAGTTCAAGACTTACAAATAGGAAAAAATGGCAGTGGTTCAGATCCTATTGTTGCACAGGTTAATGTTGATCGTGGTACAGCTCCAGCTAGAAACTGGTCTGCAAGAGTAGCCATATCCGATTTAAATTCCCAAGGTGGAATTAAAATTCCTAATTCATCAGAAGATATTTATATAATCAGAGGTACCAATACCAGTTTTTATATTGGGTCGACTGTTAAACACTGGGTTAAAAATGGTACTCAGGAACAAGCCAATAATTTAATATGGCCTTCAAATATTTTTATGTATGAAGCAACCAATACTGCACCGATAACAGGATTTAACTCATGGGTCTTATCTAGAGGTTTTAATATGCTTGGAACAGAGTTAGCGAATCCTGCACAGCACAATATTCGACCCGCATATCTGGTTAATGCCTTTATTGGGCATAATTTGTTTTACAATGCTGCACGTGCCAAGCACAATCTTAAATTACATAGCGAAGGTATATTAGAAAATGAAAATGAACGATTGGTAAAAAATAGTATGGACAGTGCTAGTCGATGGGTTGTTATAGCTGACAACACTCTTGGTGATGGAACAAATCAAAACAATGGGTGGGCAATAACAGTAGACCCACAAAATAATTCTAGAAGCGAAGGTGTACAAGATGTTATTGTAGAAAATAATAGATTCCGTTCTGATTTTAATGTTGAAACCGTTTTGGGAGGACGTAGACTCACAGAGCGGGGAAATTCTAGTGTTGGAGAGTACAAAATAATAACAAGCCAAAATGTTAGCGCACTACCGGCATCATGGGATGGACCATATTTTGTAGATACTGAACAAATACTTCCCGAATCACCGGAGTTATAA
- a CDS encoding NAD(P)-dependent alcohol dehydrogenase, whose amino-acid sequence MAKMKAILCTNYGSPEVLQLGEVKKPVPQDNEVLAKIHATAVTASDCFIRELKVPGNPSFPKKQLMKFMMRLFIGFSKPRNPIIGLVFSGVIESVGKSIKQYKKGDAIYGFTGVSRGTYAEYKYTSAKEIARGEIALKPNNVSHEEAVAIVYGGVLATHFMRDANLQNGQKVLIYGASGSIGTIVVQLAKYFGVEVTAVCSASNFDLMKSLGADKLIDYTKEDATNLLEEYDFILDAVGKNKSSKLKTQLKKTLSHHGKYVSVDDGLLKIQPDYLVRLKELTEAGCIKAVIDKQYPFEAIVKAHRYVDKGHKKGNVVIKL is encoded by the coding sequence ATGGCAAAAATGAAGGCAATTCTTTGCACAAATTACGGTTCCCCTGAAGTGCTACAACTTGGCGAAGTAAAAAAACCCGTACCCCAAGACAATGAAGTATTGGCTAAAATTCATGCAACAGCTGTCACGGCAAGTGATTGTTTTATCCGAGAATTAAAAGTTCCTGGTAACCCTAGTTTTCCAAAAAAGCAGCTCATGAAGTTTATGATGCGCTTATTTATTGGTTTTTCGAAACCACGAAACCCGATTATTGGTTTGGTTTTCTCAGGAGTTATTGAATCAGTTGGTAAAAGTATAAAACAATATAAAAAAGGAGATGCTATATATGGGTTTACGGGAGTAAGCCGGGGAACCTATGCCGAATACAAATACACATCTGCCAAAGAAATAGCACGAGGAGAAATCGCTTTAAAACCGAATAATGTAAGCCATGAAGAAGCCGTTGCTATTGTTTATGGTGGCGTTTTAGCAACACATTTTATGAGAGATGCCAACCTCCAAAACGGACAAAAAGTGCTTATCTATGGAGCATCAGGATCAATCGGAACGATTGTAGTACAGCTAGCAAAATACTTCGGTGTTGAGGTTACTGCAGTATGTAGTGCTTCAAATTTTGACTTAATGAAATCGCTTGGAGCAGATAAACTAATAGATTATACCAAAGAGGATGCTACTAATTTGCTAGAGGAATATGATTTCATCCTTGATGCTGTTGGAAAAAACAAAAGCTCAAAACTAAAGACACAATTAAAAAAGACGCTTAGCCATCATGGAAAATATGTATCTGTAGATGATGGCCTTCTAAAAATTCAGCCTGATTATCTCGTTAGATTAAAAGAGTTAACTGAAGCAGGGTGCATTAAAGCCGTTATAGATAAACAATACCCTTTTGAAGCTATTGTTAAAGCTCATAGGTATGTAGATAAAGGACACAAAAAAGGAAATGTTGTAATAAAATTATAA
- a CDS encoding helix-turn-helix domain-containing protein yields the protein MKSKIKTFKPNELLEEYMDAGTKRNQVFKEGYERFFIARLEDLNEIVKPPIPPTRSRMHSILFVTSGKLKMKVGAHSVKIQENECVIIPHRQVFSASLDDYKDITQGTGFNFGFIDDFIIEQIANTELLNTFEFLTVWGNPVIRPHKTIAKYIIQSLNRIFNEYAQNGLQNPLILQAHLIATLCDLKMDYKPLSNSNNKTAVALTNRFKELLHQNIRTKHQVSDYSSLLHVSPNHLNKTVKLITQKSPSVWIGETLVSESKVLLFQSSQSISEIASELGIDDQSYFSRLFKKHEGVTPIAYRKMIDLS from the coding sequence ATGAAATCAAAAATCAAAACATTCAAGCCAAATGAACTTCTTGAAGAATATATGGATGCTGGCACAAAACGCAACCAAGTATTTAAGGAAGGTTATGAGCGATTTTTTATTGCACGATTGGAAGATTTAAATGAAATAGTTAAGCCACCTATACCGCCTACACGTTCTAGAATGCACAGTATTTTGTTTGTAACCAGTGGTAAATTAAAAATGAAGGTGGGCGCTCATTCTGTTAAAATTCAAGAAAACGAATGTGTTATAATACCCCATAGACAAGTGTTTAGTGCAAGCCTTGATGATTATAAAGACATCACTCAGGGTACGGGCTTTAATTTTGGTTTTATCGATGATTTCATTATCGAACAAATCGCAAATACAGAATTGCTTAATACCTTTGAATTTTTAACCGTTTGGGGAAATCCGGTAATTAGGCCTCATAAAACCATTGCAAAATACATTATTCAATCGTTGAATCGAATTTTTAATGAATATGCACAAAACGGGCTACAAAACCCATTGATACTACAAGCCCATCTTATCGCTACGCTTTGCGATTTAAAAATGGATTATAAGCCCCTTTCGAATAGTAATAATAAAACAGCAGTTGCGCTGACTAATCGATTTAAAGAGCTGCTCCATCAAAATATACGTACAAAGCACCAAGTTTCAGATTATTCTTCTTTACTCCATGTAAGTCCCAATCATTTAAACAAAACGGTTAAATTAATTACACAAAAGTCACCTTCCGTATGGATTGGAGAGACATTAGTTTCTGAATCAAAAGTTTTGCTTTTTCAATCCAGCCAATCAATAAGTGAAATTGCATCAGAGCTTGGTATTGATGACCAATCCTATTTCAGCAGGTTATTTAAAAAACATGAAGGTGTCACACCAATAGCTTATCGAAAAATGATTGATTTATCCTAA
- a CDS encoding endonuclease/exonuclease/phosphatase family protein — translation MSDLKITTLNLYNLQIAGERLYRNNVMSQADFDGKIKWTSEILKQIDSDIIGFQELWHPDALTAAFKAAGLENDYHFATRLTAGSINVALAVKKPLEISDIKWVKKVPEELKLIKSKSSMANAPDYEISVDIGEFSRAVLNATVKVSDEVNIEVFVGHLKSQVPMRIDDEDYFSDAIRPHQSAIGSALSSIRRVSEAAGLRILANQVMKGTDTPTIIMGDLNEGQNSVMAAIVSGDPGYRLITNSRSGSRSDAGLYSVATLQELRSLRDVYYTYIHDGFRQSLDHIFVSEQFYDHSRNRLWSFKETRIINDHIDDSDNKTFGSDHGVVVSKFDWNPAD, via the coding sequence ATGAGTGACTTAAAAATTACCACGCTTAATTTATACAATCTTCAGATAGCTGGTGAACGACTGTATAGAAACAATGTGATGAGCCAGGCTGATTTCGACGGAAAAATCAAATGGACTTCAGAAATTCTCAAACAAATTGATTCTGACATTATCGGTTTTCAGGAATTATGGCATCCCGATGCCCTAACTGCTGCATTTAAAGCAGCAGGTTTAGAAAATGACTATCATTTTGCAACCCGATTAACTGCAGGGTCCATAAATGTGGCATTAGCAGTAAAAAAACCTTTAGAAATTTCAGATATAAAATGGGTAAAGAAGGTGCCAGAAGAATTAAAACTTATTAAAAGCAAGAGTAGTATGGCTAACGCTCCTGATTATGAAATATCTGTTGATATTGGTGAATTTTCAAGAGCCGTTCTGAATGCTACGGTCAAGGTAAGCGACGAAGTGAATATCGAAGTCTTTGTTGGGCACCTAAAATCACAGGTTCCTATGAGAATCGATGATGAAGATTATTTCAGTGATGCTATCAGACCTCATCAATCGGCTATAGGCTCAGCTTTGTCATCTATACGCCGTGTTTCAGAAGCTGCCGGACTCCGTATTTTGGCTAATCAGGTGATGAAAGGAACTGACACTCCAACTATTATTATGGGAGATCTCAATGAAGGACAAAATAGTGTCATGGCTGCTATTGTTTCTGGTGATCCAGGATATCGCTTAATCACTAATTCCCGATCGGGAAGTCGATCGGATGCAGGTTTGTATTCTGTAGCCACCTTACAGGAATTAAGAAGCTTAAGAGATGTTTACTATACATACATCCATGATGGATTTAGACAATCCCTAGACCATATTTTTGTTTCGGAGCAATTTTACGATCATTCGAGAAATAGACTTTGGTCCTTCAAGGAAACCCGAATAATTAATGACCATATTGATGATAGTGACAACAAGACTTTTGGCTCTGATCATGGCGTTGTTGTATCTAAATTTGATTGGAATCCAGCCGATTAG
- a CDS encoding TIR domain-containing protein → MTNKKEFLKNRNQNLNERSNILDSATVYLSGPMDFVASREEEKEKGWRTRITDFLNIMKTTVYDPWEKPEVSGMKHYGKEDEFTVDARERWTYDNDENGAKIRAELSEEFWPTLHIDLRMTDLADFIIAYCPTNVYSVGTVHEIATARLQHKPVLLVSPPLKYDAFDELESYLKDFPDDGKAKELFDAFKKEVPIRPNPNAIPSLWYMALLEREDYFFDGFGWDYIRNHPDFKDKIDWPYYAPLDEREAGSGVPKKPLLPYLHKLNSQIPKNFDMDRGEKTENADWLIFVDES, encoded by the coding sequence ATGACTAATAAAAAGGAATTTTTAAAGAATAGAAATCAGAACTTAAATGAACGTTCTAATATTTTAGATAGTGCTACAGTCTATCTTTCAGGTCCCATGGACTTTGTCGCGAGCAGAGAAGAAGAAAAAGAAAAAGGCTGGCGTACCAGAATCACCGACTTTTTAAACATCATGAAAACCACGGTCTATGACCCTTGGGAGAAACCTGAAGTATCAGGAATGAAGCATTACGGTAAAGAAGATGAATTTACAGTTGATGCTAGAGAACGGTGGACTTACGATAATGACGAAAATGGAGCTAAAATCAGAGCTGAATTATCAGAAGAATTCTGGCCTACATTACATATTGACCTGAGAATGACTGATTTGGCAGATTTCATTATAGCCTACTGTCCCACAAATGTTTACAGTGTAGGTACCGTTCACGAAATTGCCACCGCTAGATTACAACATAAACCAGTTTTACTGGTATCACCTCCTCTTAAATATGATGCTTTTGACGAACTAGAATCATACTTGAAAGACTTTCCTGATGACGGTAAAGCCAAAGAGCTATTTGATGCTTTTAAAAAAGAAGTACCTATAAGACCCAACCCTAATGCGATTCCAAGCCTGTGGTATATGGCATTGTTGGAACGGGAAGATTACTTTTTTGATGGTTTTGGTTGGGATTATATCCGGAATCATCCAGATTTTAAGGATAAAATCGATTGGCCATATTATGCCCCATTGGATGAGCGCGAAGCTGGTTCTGGCGTGCCAAAAAAACCTTTGCTTCCATATTTACACAAATTAAATTCTCAAATTCCGAAAAACTTTGATATGGATCGCGGTGAGAAGACTGAAAATGCCGATTGGTTAATATTTGTTGATGAATCTTAA